Genomic segment of Candidatus Marinarcus aquaticus:
TTTAAGTACCTTTTTAATCACTTGTTCATCTAATTTTTTCTCTTGCTGGATACTTATAATGTTCTCAATATCTAAAGACTCCGAAGTTGCTCCCAACCACAAAACTGCTCGGTAGGTTTTAGGCGTCTTTTTAAGATACTTAAAGAGCTTTGAGTATTGCCCAAATGCTACAATCAAACACCCGCAAGCAAAAGGGTCAAGCGTACCGCTGAAACCTGCTTTTTTATTTCTGTATTTTCTTTTGATTTTATTAAGATAACTGTTTGAGCTTATGAACATTGGTTTATTGACCACCAAGAGTTTGTTCAAGGGTTCATTGTCGTAAAATTTCTTTTGCATTTTTTCCTAATTCATTTTATATTTGGATTGTATAAACAGAGCTTTAGATTTTATCTTAGGTCAAGGCGAAGTTTTAAATTTATGAGAAGCTTACTGCAGTAAGTGACGATGAAATTTAAAACTTCAACGACGAGATAAATCAAAGATAATGCTCTGTTTCTATATTTTCTCTACAAAGGAAGAGAGGATGTCTCTCTTTGTGCCTCCAAAATTAATCGAAAGTTTATAATCTTTCCCTGCTTTGACACTCTTTTGCACGCGTCCCATTCCAAAGATTTTATGCTGTACTAAGTCGCCTTTTTTAAAGCCACTTTGTTTTTCAATGGTTAAACATCCTTTGATTAAACCACTCTCACTTAAAAATCGACTCTTTAAAAGTACCGCTCTTTTTCCTTTATAAAATCGTGAATGTACGAAACTTAAAGTAAGTTCATCCATCGCTCTTGTTATAGCAACGTATCCTAAACGTCGTTCTTCTTCAATATCACTTCCATCACCAATGATTGGGAAGAATCCCTCTTCTAATCCAATGATAAAAATATGTTTGTACTCCAAACCTTTAGAAGCGTGAATACTCATCATGGAAACACTTTCGTGCATGAGTGTATCTTGGTCACTCTCTAAAGCAATCTCATTTAAAAAATCTTCTAAATTCAGATGTGGGTTTTGTATGAAGTAGTCTCGGATATATCCATAGAACTCATCGATATTGGCTTGCCGTTCAAATCCATCTGGCAAGTTATCAAACGAAGCTCTGAAATCAAAGGTATCTTCAAATGCATCTAAGAACTTCATTTTAGATTCATTCATCACATCTTCTAAATCCATCATTGATGCCACAAATACTTTCAGTGTACGTGCATTTTTCTTTCCAACAATGGCACTTAACTCTTCAGGTGTTGCATCCTCAATGATATTAAAAATAGATTTATCCATCTCTACGGATTGGGCATCAAGTTTATCTATGGTTGTTTTACCAATTCCCCGTTTGGGTTTATTGACAATTCTTTTTAAAGAGAAGTTATCATTGCGATTGGTCAACGTTCTAAAATAGGCAATCAAATCCTTAATTTCAGCGCGTTCATAGAACTTCATACCCCCTACAAGTTGGTAATTGATTTTTGCTTTATTAAATCCCTCTTCGAGTGAACGTGAAAGGGCATTGACTCTAAATAAAATAGCAATGTCTTTAGGACTCACACCAGAATCGATAAGTTTTTTAATATCATCACAAATTTTTCGTGTCTCTTCATTTTCATCTTGAGATTCATAGACCTTAATCGAATTGCCTTTATCTTTCGTACCAATAAGTTTTTTACCCATTCGATCACGGTTATGTTCGATTAATTGATTCGCATGATTTAAAATTGTATCGGTTGAACGATAGTTATGCTCCAGTTTAATCACCGTGGTATTTTCAAAAATATTGGGGAAATTCAAAATATTTTTAATCGTCGCACCACGCCAACCATAAATGGATTGATCATCATCCCCAACCACACAAATATTATTGTGTGTTGAACAGATTTTTTTAAGTAATTTATACTGCAACTCATTGGTGTCTTGATACTCATCGACCATTATATATTGATACTTTTGACTGATTTCATCGCACAACTCTTTATTTTGTTCCAAAATCTTATAAGGAAGTAAAATCAAATCATCAAAATCGACCAGATTGTTCTCTTTGAGATAGTTTTCATACTTTTCATATACATCGGCAATTTGTTGATACATTTTAAGTTGGGCGCTTGCTTTTGCTTCAGCAGGAGAGAGTACTGAGTTTTTATATTTAGAGATTTCACTGGCAACCAATGCTGTGGTTAACTCTTTATCTATTGATTTTAAAATTCGTTTTTTATCATCGGTGTCAATGATAATAAAGTTGCCTTTTCGGTTCAACTCTTTCATATGGAATTTTAAAAACAACAGACCAAATTTATGAAAAGTACACAACAAAGGTTGTGTAGAAGCATTCTCTATCATTGCAAATGCGCGTTGTTGCATCTCACGTGCCGCTTTATTAGTAAATGTCAAGGTTAAAATAGAAGCGGGGTCAATTCCAATGGAGATAAGATATGCCAGTCGAGAGGTGATGGTTTTTGTTTTTCCACTGCCTGCACCTGCAAGGATAAGAAGGGATCCATCAATATGTGATGCAGCAACTTTTTGCGACTCATTTAATGATGATAAAATATGTTCCGACATAAATAAAACTCCTATGATACCCTTATGAAAGTTGCTACCTTACACTTTTTTAAAGCAATTTTATAATTGAATTGTTAGGTATTGGTAATTATTATATCATATTTATATAAAATTCTACGACTTGCACTTTTTAAATCGTGTTGTGCTTAATTTTCTTCTATATAAATAAATGTTATTATAATCATAACTTATTTTAAAGGTGTAAAAAATATGCTTACAGATTTTGCCAAAATAGAGACGTTTCTCACCGTCGTTCGAGAAAAATCTTTTTCAAAAGCTTCAGCGAAACTGGGGATATCTCAACCCGCTGTTACACAGCAAATGAAATATATTGAAGAGTATTTAGACACAAAAATTTTAGAGAGAAAGAAAAACGGTATTCGTCTGACCAAAGAGGGAACCATGCTTCACTCTATTGCATTAAAACTGGAAAAGTGTGTCACCAACGCAGAAAAAGAGCTGCTTAAAATCATGAACAAAGATGTCACCTTTGTATTTGGTGCCTCATTTATCATTGGGAACTATATTTTGCCACGATTCTTAAATGATTTAAAAGAGAACATCCATAATGATGTTTCAATCAATGTAACGGTTTCAGGCCAAGCCATTGAAGATTTACTCGATAAAAAAATCGATATTGCTTTGGTTGAGAACTATGTGCCTGAAGAGAACATTATCTACAGAGAGTGGATGGACGATGAGATTGTTATCTTCTCTAATCAAAAGCTTCCAACACGAGCAAAAGCGAAAGATCTTTTATCGTATAAATGGGTGTGTCGAAATCCTGATTCAAATACACGTGCCATTTTTAAAGAGAGCTTGGAAAAAGCAAACTTTCCAGACTGTGATGCCTTTGATGTCACCAGTGAAGTTACCAGTGCCACAACCATTGTACAAACAGTATTGCATGCTTCTAAAGAGGGGGCTCCAACGGTTTCAATTGTTTCACGAAATGCCATTGATACCCTGCTCAAAACAGGGGTTCTTTTTGAATCACGTATTGGCACACAAAAGATGCATCGAAAACTCTATATTGCTTATAGAAAAGACCGAAAACACGACGCCTTTATCGAAAATGTTGTAGACTACCTACTTAAAATCAAATAATAAAAGGGAAACTTCTTCCCTTTTAATAGACTAATCCCTCTTTTAACAATGCTTTTTTAATATTAAAAATTTGTTGATGTTTGTTTCTGCACCATGCAGGTGAGAGCAATGAGTCATCATCAATGCCCGCAGTCACTCTTTGTACATTGACATGTTCTGGCAGACGCTTAATCGATTCAACCACCGTATCGATATAGAGTTGTTCACTAATAGGTGTGAAATTCCCTTTTCTAAACTCATTGGTTAAAAGGGTATTCTTAACCACGTATAAAGGGTGGAATTTAATCGAATCGACATTGAGTTTGAGTGTTTCATCTAAAGTGTGTAACATCATTTCTTGATTCTCTTTTGGCAAACCATAAATCAAATGTGCACACACTTTAAGACCTTTTTGTTTACTTCTTTGTATCCAATAACGCATGTTTTGAGCCGTATCGCCTCGATTGATTAAATCCAAAGTTTCATCATAAAAAGATTGTACCCCATACTCAATCCATATCTCTTTTGTTTTTGAAAACTCTTGTAAATAGTCTAATATTTCATCGGTCACACAGTCCGTACGTGTACCAATTGATAGACCCATAACATCATCAAAACTGAGTGCTTTTTCATACAAGGCTTTCAGTGTATCAAATGGCGCATAGGTATTGGTAAAGGATTGAAAATAGACAATGAATTTTTTCACGCCAAACTTTTTTTGTAAGCGATTTTTTGTGGCAAAAAATTGCTGTT
This window contains:
- a CDS encoding TIGR01212 family radical SAM protein (This family includes YhcC from E. coli K-12, an uncharacterized radical SAM protein.) produces the protein MQLKEVNTVGRYFKNKFKEKVYKVPISISGFTCPNIDGTVAKGGCSFCENDSFSPNLQNKKSKFKLNPNVETNPYLENQLKQLEQQFFATKNRLQKKFGVKKFIVYFQSFTNTYAPFDTLKALYEKALSFDDVMGLSIGTRTDCVTDEILDYLQEFSKTKEIWIEYGVQSFYDETLDLINRGDTAQNMRYWIQRSKQKGLKVCAHLIYGLPKENQEMMLHTLDETLKLNVDSIKFHPLYVVKNTLLTNEFRKGNFTPISEQLYIDTVVESIKRLPEHVNVQRVTAGIDDDSLLSPAWCRNKHQQIFNIKKALLKEGLVY
- a CDS encoding LysR family transcriptional regulator, with the translated sequence MLTDFAKIETFLTVVREKSFSKASAKLGISQPAVTQQMKYIEEYLDTKILERKKNGIRLTKEGTMLHSIALKLEKCVTNAEKELLKIMNKDVTFVFGASFIIGNYILPRFLNDLKENIHNDVSINVTVSGQAIEDLLDKKIDIALVENYVPEENIIYREWMDDEIVIFSNQKLPTRAKAKDLLSYKWVCRNPDSNTRAIFKESLEKANFPDCDAFDVTSEVTSATTIVQTVLHASKEGAPTVSIVSRNAIDTLLKTGVLFESRIGTQKMHRKLYIAYRKDRKHDAFIENVVDYLLKIK
- a CDS encoding ATP-dependent helicase, whose amino-acid sequence is MSEHILSSLNESQKVAASHIDGSLLILAGAGSGKTKTITSRLAYLISIGIDPASILTLTFTNKAAREMQQRAFAMIENASTQPLLCTFHKFGLLFLKFHMKELNRKGNFIIIDTDDKKRILKSIDKELTTALVASEISKYKNSVLSPAEAKASAQLKMYQQIADVYEKYENYLKENNLVDFDDLILLPYKILEQNKELCDEISQKYQYIMVDEYQDTNELQYKLLKKICSTHNNICVVGDDDQSIYGWRGATIKNILNFPNIFENTTVIKLEHNYRSTDTILNHANQLIEHNRDRMGKKLIGTKDKGNSIKVYESQDENEETRKICDDIKKLIDSGVSPKDIAILFRVNALSRSLEEGFNKAKINYQLVGGMKFYERAEIKDLIAYFRTLTNRNDNFSLKRIVNKPKRGIGKTTIDKLDAQSVEMDKSIFNIIEDATPEELSAIVGKKNARTLKVFVASMMDLEDVMNESKMKFLDAFEDTFDFRASFDNLPDGFERQANIDEFYGYIRDYFIQNPHLNLEDFLNEIALESDQDTLMHESVSMMSIHASKGLEYKHIFIIGLEEGFFPIIGDGSDIEEERRLGYVAITRAMDELTLSFVHSRFYKGKRAVLLKSRFLSESGLIKGCLTIEKQSGFKKGDLVQHKIFGMGRVQKSVKAGKDYKLSINFGGTKRDILSSFVEKI